Below is a genomic region from Rhododendron vialii isolate Sample 1 chromosome 5a, ASM3025357v1.
GCCGGCACCACTAGTACATAGAAAGGGAGAGGCAATTGGCGTGAACGAATTTTTGAAGCTCAGTCACGAAAGTAATATCCAACATTGACCCGACTCATCAACCGATAGTAGTAGTCCCCAACTCAATGTGGCCATCAGAATCACTGTTGCTATCTTCTTTACTAACAACCTTATTGTTCTCCAATTCCCTCATTGTCGACCTCCACTTAAAGAAGGTACCAAATAAGACCTGCATCTCCTCGAGGGTTTTCCCTTGCGTTTCTGGGTACAGCGTGTAAAAGAAAATCCAGCTTGCGATTGCCACTCCCATGAAAAGGAAGAAGGCCCCGCCCGTCGTGATCGCCTTGGTGAGGGAGAGAAAAGTCATCGATATGACCCCACTCATCAAACGGTTCATAGCCGTTCCCATAGCCGTCCCCTGCGCCCGCAGCCTCAACGGGAAGATCTCCGAGCTATAGACCCACGCGATGGGCCCCATCCCGATCTCGAATGTCGAGACGAAAGATAGCATCGATACAATAGCCAGAGCAACAGCCCACATCACTTTCTTCTGCGATCGGTCAATGATCGTCAAGCACGTGCCTAGAGTCCCGAGGGACACGATCATTCCCCCAACGCTGCTTAAAAGTAACGGTCGGCGCCCGACCCGATCCAGTAAAAATGTGGCCACGAGAACGAATACGGTCTTGCAAAATCCTACGGCCACGGTGGCGAGTAGCTTGTGGGAATTGCTTGTTATACCTGAGGAAAAGTTGAGTGAAATGATTATGCATGACCTTAATTATAATTGATATAAGATAACTTATTTACGGCTCTGCACATTCTtagccgtctaaaagtgttttggacgatccggattaAAAGAAATCTATTAACGTTATGTTAATATTACTAATGTGGATGATTGAAATTGAGCGCCGAAAAAATTATTCACGAAggaacttattcacggctccttcgtaaataagttttcctcttattataaataataattttaacaATAGGGCACATTAAATATACGGTTCAAAGCATCAAATCAAAACTCGAGGTAAGTCTCTCCAACTCATATGAGTCATTTCTCCAAATATAAGAAATTTATCAACGTCATTAATCTAGGGAAATAATTTTTGACTCcctctttttttgataaatacaATCCAcgtactttttgacttttagtGAAAATCGCactaaataacaaaaaatgtggtgcatttataaaaaaagagtgtgaaaattattgcCCGTAATTTATTAGCCGTCACGCCTGCATATACTAGGCTTTCAAATATGGAAACCGCAGATCAGACAgaattgtgttttaaatttGTGTGCCTATGAGTGGTCTTAAAATCACAAATCTTCCCCTAAGGGTGTTCGCACTATGTTAAAGTGCAGACGTCTCATTtctcaatcgaatttcgatgattcaagCCGCTAAATGTGTTCATAACGTGATtctaagagtacccgcgagaaatcggcaaaaaaaagtGACCGGGAAGGGCTCCATCCGAGTATGTTTTTTTAAatcgttcaatgaaaattgctcggatggagccctttccgatctttttttgctgatttctagcgggaatccttaaaatcatgttctgattacattgaacgACTCgcatcatcaaaattcaatcaaaaaagAGGAGGTCCACACTTTGTTGAGTGTGGACGCTCTTATAGGGAGGAGACTGGTCTTAAAATATACCTGCTTTTCCAAATATTTTAGGGCTGTACAAAACGACGGCATCTATGCCAGAAGCTTGCTGGAAGAAGTGAATTCCAACTCCGCAAATGAGAATATGTAGGACGGTGGGCGTGGGGCGGATAAAGAACTCCTTCCAAACGTCTTCGCCGTGACTCCGCTTCGACACTTGAACGACGTCGTCGTTGCACTCCTCGGGGATCCCCGCGGCTTCCTTGATTTCGTTGAGACGGAGCTGAGCCTCCTCTTTCGAGTCTGAAGTCTTGTCGAGAATCCGCTTTGCCTCGCCGAGCCGACCCTGTAAAACGAGCCACCGAGGTGACTCGGGCATGGTGAGGACCCCTAGGCCCAAGAAGATTGGGGGAACCACTCCGAGTCCGACCATGACCCGCCATCCTAGGTTTTGTGGAAGATTCTCGAATGCATAGTTTGATATAAATCCCAGACAAACacctaaaccaaaaaaaataataaatgttATAAACGAAACCGTTAGCTACACTTCGATTAATTCCGAGGACCAATTCCACCGCCTACATGTGCGGTGACATAATTATAAAGCCAAAGCAAAATTCTATACAGACTAGCCTAAAATGAGTTGATAGTATCTGAGATATTTTGAACATGAGACCTCAGCAGCAGGACCGAACCAtagcattcttatgaattttaATTAACCCACAAAATTTATCATATTGTTCCGATAAGATTACCCCAAATTCTTTTATGTGGTATATTATTTTAGAGTGCTattttttcacacattttttttttacaagcaCACCCCAATCTGTTCATTATGAGATGAAAATACGTAGATAATGACCAATATGtaattttattaacaaaaaaaaatgtatttttcagAAATTATAAAGGTATGGGTAAATTTTACATATTTGTGCTCCTGTTAATACTTATAAATTTATGGGTCTTAGGAGAAAACAAACTCTTAAATTCTAAAATTTGACCTAATTTTATTCACATGAATGTTGATATCTAATTTGTGTGAGTTTTTACAGATGTGTACTTTTGCCATGAGGTGCGGGATGAATCATTTGAATCGATATTATGGCCTCATAGAATGGAAGTTTGATCCCCATGCAAAATAAGTATTGTGAGTAATTATTTAATACTTCGGGAATATGCTTTTTCCTCTCACGTGACATGTAGGTCCCACAAGTAAGGTACGTACCAGCGTTGATGAAGACTTCTGGGAAAGAGGTGAGAAATCCACGGGAGGAGGCAGGGGCGAGCTCGGTGGTGTAGACCGGGGCGATAAGGAGGGCAAACCCGACGCCGAGCCCGGCGATAAATCGGCCCACCATTAGGATGGCGTAGTTGGTGGCCACGGCAGAGAAAAGGGCTCCGGCAAAGAAGAGTGCGGCCGCGATCACGATTGTGTACCGGCGGCCCACCCAATCGGAGGTCCGGCCAGCTGCGGCGGCACCGAGGAGGGAATAGAGCTCGATGATTCCCATGACGATTTCCAGCTGGACGTCGGAGATTTTGAGATCGTCTTGGATGAAGGGTCCGGCCCCACTCATCACCCCAACATCTGCATTTCATATTCGTGTTAATGTTTTTGTAAGCatcagaaaaaaaacaaaaacaaaaacaaaaacacgaTCTCTGGAGCTAAAAGTTTTATTTTAGTCAAATAAATCACGTTTAATTAACTGAAACAAAAAACCggcctggaaaaaaaaaattactccttccACAAACAAATGATATTTACAAATTTAAGTGTTTCAAAGAAGTCCATATTCTTGCTGAGAGGCTTTAGGCCAATGGCATTAGAGGTGCGATTAGCTACTAGGAGAAAGAAGGTCAAGAAGCAATAGTGCACAAAGATCTAGACTTATTGGATATTACAGAACATGATGTTCACGACAGAGTTTAATGAAAAATACGAATTATTGATTCGGACTTACGgcttgatttgatttgttttatAAAGGAAAGGAGGTTAAGAGTTCAATTGGATTTGGAGAGTGTTTAGAAGATGGAGCTTACCGTAACCCAGTAAGATGGAAGTCATGGAGGCTAACATGGCACAAGCAAAAGCATACTTGTTTCGTTTTGGTTTTCGAGGGCTATCAAATGCCTCAATGGGTCGTTCGTCTGAAAATTGATAGTTCTCTGGCTTCTTGGCATCCATCATgatttaggagagagagagagagagagagagagagagagagagagagatactaCCATGAGGAGATGACTGATATTCCTTCGGCGATGATCGATCGATATACTACTAGCCATACAGTGATTAAAAATAGGAGGAGGCTTACGTAAGAAAGATAAAGCAAAAGGCCAGCTCATAATGTTGCAAGGGCGGCTCTAGTATGTAtgtaatgttattttttttattttttttattaatgggatgattaaaaataaaaaataaaaaaatggctcaAAGTGTTTTAAGTGTTGACCATTGACCAATACAGTATAACAACGAAAGTGACTTttaatgaagataaagagtggTACCAGAAGTTCGTCAAGTGACTTTTAATTGGGACGTATTTtaagaaaatgatttattttgtaacaaaaaaaaaagtacttaataattaaaaattttaccaaaacaGGGCCTCAATGACACATACTCCGTATCATATAaatcttcaaattttaaattaaaaaatcctACTCTTTTTCAGTCAACAATTCTTGTGTCCACAATGAGAAGAAGGATGTCTCTCACTTTTACCTATGTTTTTTTGATATgttaaaaaaatccaaaagttaCGAATGGTTTGGCTCCGACCGGTTTCACGATTGTGCAACCCGAAAAGATTCCATGTGATTAGTTATCCACTCTAAAAAGGTTCTTGATTAACAATAGCATGACTTTCTTGGCATTATCATTCCAAAGTTGCTATGAGAACAGACGGAAGAGTACATACATATGGCTTTGAGATCCGTATCGAGTCTTACAAAAATGATCGAAATTgcttattttattcaaaatattttgttcagggtctccgtaaaaatcagctcaatcaataTTGGTAAGAACATTTACGAAGCATCTAACTTCGTCCAAGAATTCAAGCCaaaattctgaagcaaaattggatattttgtaaacatttttaTCAATATccaattgagttaattttttacaagaaccctaaataaaatgttttgaacaaaataaacgaCTCTGATCATTTTT
It encodes:
- the LOC131325746 gene encoding polyol transporter 5-like — translated: MMDAKKPENYQFSDERPIEAFDSPRKPKRNKYAFACAMLASMTSILLGYDVGVMSGAGPFIQDDLKISDVQLEIVMGIIELYSLLGAAAAGRTSDWVGRRYTIVIAAALFFAGALFSAVATNYAILMVGRFIAGLGVGFALLIAPVYTTELAPASSRGFLTSFPEVFINAGVCLGFISNYAFENLPQNLGWRVMVGLGVVPPIFLGLGVLTMPESPRWLVLQGRLGEAKRILDKTSDSKEEAQLRLNEIKEAAGIPEECNDDVVQVSKRSHGEDVWKEFFIRPTPTVLHILICGVGIHFFQQASGIDAVVLYSPKIFGKAGITSNSHKLLATVAVGFCKTVFVLVATFLLDRVGRRPLLLSSVGGMIVSLGTLGTCLTIIDRSQKKVMWAVALAIVSMLSFVSTFEIGMGPIAWVYSSEIFPLRLRAQGTAMGTAMNRLMSGVISMTFLSLTKAITTGGAFFLFMGVAIASWIFFYTLYPETQGKTLEEMQVLFGTFFKWRSTMRELENNKVVSKEDSNSDSDGHIELGTTTIG